One Candidatus Delongbacteria bacterium DNA segment encodes these proteins:
- a CDS encoding Fic family protein, whose amino-acid sequence MSTDAPKPLQPGDPADLKTFQAGRREVQYQYSSFLPEPINREWILSDPRTLTLLEEATRLLGELNAFSQLIPDVDFFIRMHVAKEATTSSRIEGTRTNLEEALVEEQDLNPERRDDWTEVHNYIQAVHHAIGQLPTLPLSNRLLRETHAILLQSGRGQARQPGEFRTGQNWIGPSLKHATFVPPHPSHVPALMSDLELFLHNERIHVPHLIRIALIHYQFETIHPFNDGNGRLGRLLIVLYLVHFGLLAKPALYLSDFFERHKGEYYDQLMGVRDTSRLEPWLRFFLVGVQETASQSIQVFKDILALKERIERTLLPTFHGRRQANAQRLLRLLYQSPVVTIRTVAERLAVPTNTATALITDFVRLGIMREMTGQKRNRLFIFQDYVRLFTLSSERPEP is encoded by the coding sequence ATGTCAACTGACGCGCCAAAACCTCTCCAACCCGGGGACCCTGCCGACCTCAAGACCTTTCAGGCCGGACGCCGCGAAGTCCAGTACCAGTACAGCAGCTTTCTGCCCGAACCCATCAACCGCGAGTGGATCCTCAGCGACCCCCGCACCTTGACTCTGCTCGAGGAGGCGACTCGCCTGTTGGGCGAGCTGAACGCCTTCTCCCAACTCATCCCCGACGTCGACTTCTTCATCCGCATGCACGTGGCCAAGGAAGCCACCACGTCAAGCCGCATCGAGGGCACGCGCACGAATCTGGAAGAGGCTCTTGTGGAAGAACAGGACCTGAATCCAGAGCGGCGGGATGATTGGACGGAGGTCCACAACTACATCCAGGCCGTCCACCACGCCATCGGTCAATTGCCGACGCTGCCGCTCTCCAATCGCCTCCTCCGTGAGACTCACGCCATCCTGTTGCAGAGCGGGCGGGGCCAGGCGCGGCAACCGGGGGAGTTCCGCACCGGCCAGAACTGGATCGGTCCCAGCCTGAAGCACGCGACCTTTGTTCCTCCGCACCCGTCCCACGTCCCGGCCCTGATGAGCGATCTGGAGCTCTTCCTGCACAACGAGCGCATCCATGTGCCACACCTGATCCGCATCGCGCTCATTCACTACCAGTTTGAGACCATCCATCCTTTCAACGACGGCAACGGCCGGCTGGGGCGACTGCTGATCGTGCTCTATCTGGTCCACTTCGGCCTGCTGGCCAAACCCGCGCTCTACCTTTCGGATTTCTTCGAGCGCCACAAAGGCGAGTACTACGACCAACTGATGGGGGTGCGTGACACAAGTCGCCTGGAACCCTGGCTGCGCTTCTTCCTCGTGGGAGTCCAGGAAACCGCGAGCCAGTCCATCCAGGTCTTCAAAGACATCCTGGCGTTGAAGGAGCGGATTGAGCGCACGCTTCTCCCCACCTTTCACGGGCGACGCCAGGCCAATGCCCAGCGGCTCTTGCGCCTGCTGTACCAAAGCCCCGTCGTGACCATCCGGACAGTGGCCGAGCGGCTGGCCGTCCCGACCAACACGGCCACGGCCCTGATCACCGACTTCGTCCGCCTGGGCATCATGCGCGAGATGACAGGACAGAAGCGCAACCGCCTGTTCATCTTCCAGGACTACGTGCGACTCTTCACTCTCTCCAGCGAAAGACCGGAGCCATGA